In Streptomyces sp. ML-6, the genomic stretch CTGCACGGTACGGGTGACCGTCGAGGTGGCCCCGGCCAGCGCCGTCAGCAGCACCACGCCCAGCAGCAGCCCCGCCAGGAGCAGGTCGGGCCGCTTCGGCGCGGCGAGGTCGAAGAAGACCGTCCCGGCCACGATGATCACCACGATCTGGGCCAGGGCCAGCGCGACCGACGGCAGCGCGGTCCCGACGAGGATCTCCCGGTCGGTGACCTCGCCGGTGCGCAGCCGCTTGAGGACCAGGTCCTCGCGCCGGGCCACGTACGACGAGACCATGTTCATGTAGACGGCCTGGATCAGCACGATGCCGATGCCACCGGTGAGCGCCGCTCCGGCGATGCTCAGCCCGGTCCCGTCGAGAAGGGACGGCTTGAGCGTCGACTTCATCGCCAGGACCATGGCGGCGGGCATCAGCAGCGCCACGAAGACGGCCGTCCGGTTGCGGGCGAGCAGGGTGACCTCGGCGCGTCCGAGGGCGGTCAGCCGGTCCCGGACCGTGGTGGTCGCCGCCCGCCCCGGCCCGGCCGGGGCGCCCGCCGCGGTGGTGGTTCCGGTCTTCGTCCCGGGGGTGCCGCCGGTCGTCGTGGTCGTCATCGCACGGCCGCCTTTCCGTTCTCCGTCGCGCTCCGCGCGATGTCGAGGAATGCTTCTTCGAGGGAGGCCGACCGGGCGT encodes the following:
- a CDS encoding ABC transporter permease — translated: MTTTTTGGTPGTKTGTTTAAGAPAGPGRAATTTVRDRLTALGRAEVTLLARNRTAVFVALLMPAAMVLAMKSTLKPSLLDGTGLSIAGAALTGGIGIVLIQAVYMNMVSSYVARREDLVLKRLRTGEVTDREILVGTALPSVALALAQIVVIIVAGTVFFDLAAPKRPDLLLAGLLLGVVLLTALAGATSTVTRTVQTSQLTTLPLFLVSMMGSGLFVPLEVMPDRVAAVCELLPVTGAMTLVRSGWLGGAEGSDLLVAALTGLAWTAFAVFAVQRWFRWEPRR